From the genome of Pseudoliparis swirei isolate HS2019 ecotype Mariana Trench chromosome 1, NWPU_hadal_v1, whole genome shotgun sequence:
GATATGAAACGCAGCATTAAAAGTCCTTTTGGCCCGAGCGCTGCTGGTGCTGATGGGACTCGATCCTACGAGCGCTCCGTGTGTGGGGCAGACGAGCCCCGCCGGCTCCGCAACTTATAGCCGGTGATTGATCGATACCGCCGCGCTGCCTGGTGCCATTCCCCTCGCAGCGCTACGAGCTGCTGGTCGTCGGGGGTGACACACGGTGCCATGAACACGGGCCTGCCACACGGTTGCAGTTGAACCCTAAATGACCCTGGACTGGTGCGATGGGCATCTTAGAAGGTGGATTATTATCATCAAAGCCAAGAAGAGGACCGGTATCCATGGCCTCAATCTCAACCCAGTTAAAAACAGCCAGATGTGCAGCACAGCAGCCACTTTAAAGCGTCATGTGGCCTAAAGAAAGTCCTTTTAAAGAGGACTCGGCAGCTTCTAGGAAGAGAGGTTGCAGCATATTTGATTAAAATTATTGCCGTTACAATTAATTTCTTCAAATTCTTTGCTTCGTCCAGATCGGAACAAACCTAAAACTTTGACGGTATCATCGTTCTACGAGAATCTTTACACTTTTCTACAATAAAAAAAGCTGATAAAAGGATTGCGTGTTTGTTTCTGTCAGTTGACTCACAGATCCAGGAGCAGTTTTAGGTGAACCGGCACCACAGAGTGTTAAGTACTGAGCCTCTCTGGGAGTCATGTACTGCAGCATCCTGGTTCAGAAGGCTCTGGATCCAGAAGCCAACTCTTAACTGTATTCCAGATGGAGTATTTCACATTAAGCCTccattgttttttctctcttcaatACAGCGATCAATGGGACACGTCTAATTTCATCCATGGTCGCTTCCTCACCGCATATCTAATTTAAGTTCCTCCCAGTTACCGATCCATTAAAAGTAAATCGATGCTCCCGGCCGGACCAGTCCCCGCGCAGATAACTGCACACCGGGATCCAACGTATTCTTGTTTACTCCGTTCCCTCTCCTTGAAGTCCCCAAATAAAAGTTTCATCTTCAGCGGTTTACAAAGTGACGTCACACACAGTTTCCTCTTACTAAATGTGATCCATTTATTACTCAAAATAAGAGTCGTCTTCCTACTAAAAAAAGGTAGAAGATGAGAAGAGAATAAACATGCAGTGACGACATTCgttctgaaaaaaataaacggCAACACGGTCGTGCAAACACCAACGAGAGCACGTCGCCGCTCTCACCACGGAAGTTTGGAGAaagttacaaaaataaaacaataaaaacaccattaaaaataaaaagaagaaattctAATCGTACAGAAATCACCACACAAATGAAACAGATTAATGTAAATTTGTAACAGTTTGTGGTTAAAGCCGACAACATCGTACGCAGcagtgttcctgtgtgttttagtctcaatactcgACACGACTGCTCGTCTCTTTCCAACAGACCACATGCGTCACATCGTTTTTTTAGGTTATTCTCCCGGGCGGCCATTGACTCATTTTCTTAGCATGAAAAggcctccacccctcccccatTGTGTAGAGCTGCGGGGCACAGCAGTGCATCTAAAAATACAGTCTGCTGTTGTGTCAGTACAGGTGTTCGATGTGACAGAATATTAGTTTTCAcagagtaaaataaatatacacaacgGTGGCtgaaagaagggaagaaaaaaaaacatggaaacTCTCTGGAAGAAGGTCGCCGGTGGATTCAAACGTACGCGATTCGACATAAAACATACACAAACGCTGGTGTGGTTCGCTAACAGATTCGTTTTAAAATACTGAATGTTATTTGTTTTGCAAAAACGGATGCATACGGTTTAGAAAACAGAAACCTCAGTAAACTCGTATAAAAAAAGACGACTATTCCTGGCCGACTACCACCGAACACAGAAACCCCCGACTGGTTCATACGTCTAAATCAGGAAATCTCACCAATACTATCGGATAAAACCAAGCAAAGGAACCGgcgctgttcttcttcttgaaaTGGAGCTGCGAAAAACAAGCTTTCTAGAAATGCTTCAGTGGACGTTACATTCATGTCAAAACAAACACTTCTGGCCAGACGCACCAGCTCCGGCGAATCTGACGACGGAtagaaaggaaaggaggggggggggggagaggagcagGTACTTTTCTAGCGGCCTCCCGACTTGCGTCCGGCCCAGGATCGGGAACGAGACCGAGACCGAGATTTGGACGCGGAGCGGGACGGCGTGTGTGTCCGGCACACTTCCTCCTCGACGTAATGGGAAGTGGAAGCCGGGTTGGCGGCTTCTCGCAGAGACACGGATTTGGAGCGGGAGCGAGATCGCCCTCTGGACTCTCTCCGAGGCCTCTGTCTgtatctgaacacacacacacacacacacacacacacacacacacagcagaccacTTAGATTCTGGGGCACTCAACATGAACGTATGCCAAGAATATCATTCTTTTTCTGACTCAATTATCGAAACAATTTCCCTACAACAGACTGCCTGAGTGGATTTGAACAGCAACACACTGTCGCTTTTGACCCAGCCCTCCAATCACAGCACAGTAGGGGGGCGGGACATAGAGCCCACCCCAAAGACACGAGCAAGTGTGTTCCATCGTGGTCATACCTTTCATCCTCGCGGCTcctgcttcttcctcctccatacACCCGACCACGGGACCTGAAGGCAGACAACAAAAGGTTCACGCCCCCTTTCCAACACACATGTATGACGCTGCCAAAGGCGAGAAGGGAAACTCACTCGCGGGGACTCTCGGACCGCCTGCGGTGGCGATCGTGAGAAGGGCTGCGCGACCGGTGCCGGTCGTAGCTGCGGCTGCGCGAGCGTCGGCGCCGGCCGTCCCGATCGTGGTCGTCGTGGCGAGAGGATCTGCCCGGAGAACTTCGCTCCTTCGTCTTCATCTGATTCGGTGCTACATTTTAAAGTACAAAAGTTATAACAAGTGAGCACTAAACATTGACGCAACTTAGCAGCGTTTTGATTTTCCTGTGTTATATTTTGGTGTagagtacattaaaaaaaatattaaatcgTGCTTTCTGAAAGCGTACGCCTCTAGAGGTGAATTTAGGGATGAATACAtaaatcagggttcttacacatgttgaccagtggatttccaggactttaaaccaaatttccatgaccaaactgaaatctcggtctaaacatgaacaatttagaacattttgcgtattgagaacgtacgccggcttacattttaagcgtctttcttgaaaaaacataattatttcaaactcggcgtgaatgaacatgtgattataacacatttccatgacttttccaaaacttttaggatttaagttttttccatgactttcccaggcctggaaatgacagttttaaaattccatgacttttccaggttttccatgaccgtacgaaccctgataaaTGGAACGGGAAACACCTGCAGAACACATCCCGCGGTTTAAATATTTTCTCTTGCATGTTGCTGTCAAACGTCATGCATCTCACTGCCACGGCTTCATCGGACTAAAAACACTGGGTGACTGACTCGGACCGTAACCGGTTGAACGATTAAGTTGAAAAAGGCGTCAGCACTTACTCTTCCGGTCCCCCTGGGCAAACTGGATTTCAATCTGCCGGCCACAAACCCACTTCCGGTCCAGGCTGTGAAGGGCGTCTTCTGCGTCACGCACATCCTCAAATGTGCTGGGTGGTTAAGGGTTTTTGTTTGCTCGTGGTAAGGCCACACAAATTCAAAGAaggtttttgattgttgttgttgttttttgtacacTCAGAGGGGCGAAGTACCCCTCGCATCAACAGTCTGAACGTAAAGGCTCTGTCGCTCACACCCTGCATGTTACATTTAAGGAAAGAAGGGTTCAGAGCACTCATCAATCATCTTTAGTTTGTGTGTCCTGATGATTCAGAGGACAAGACGGTTCACAGCGAGcagacatttgtattatttgatGTGGCATTGCAAATgaagaaacaacaaacaaatacacatgctgattttttttgggagagataaaagaggaagcatgtttttttctctcaaacACATCAATTAATTGTCTGAGGGATCATGGAcgacaaaatatatatgaacaaaTCACAGAACATTTGATAGATTTAACGACtttgattattattaaatatgtcaTCGATGTCACAGTGAAAGCTTATTTTGGTGTGTCAAATTTGCGGATTCGTCTTGTGAGGATACAAAATAATTCAGACGTGTTACCTTTGCCCATGCTTGACTTTGACCTTCATCTTGACCTTTACACTCTTTAATCGACTCCCACAGGGACTCGGGTTTCCTGCTTGCCTTTTCCTCTtaaacctcttttcttttcccaatTCTTTGCCGCCATATCCGAGCTTTGTCTTTGTTCCCTTTTCCTCTTCATGCTTTACTTTATCTTGTCAACCTTTTCCCTCCCTCTGATCCTGAAGGTCTGTGTGACTTGTCTTTACTTCTACTCTACACGGGTCTTTGTTACTCTTTGTGGGTGGTTTCACAACTGGATGCTTTTACATTTTCTGAAGCAATAACAGAGAAATATGCGCATTAGATAGTCAGTCAAATTAAgtgcaagaaagaaagaaaaaaacacatcacaaaAGCATATCTTCTCTGctgaaaagaaatgtaaattgtTTCATTAGCAGGAGCAAACACACATGGTAACAACTCATTGGGAAAGGATATTGAATGTATGCAAATCCTCTTGATCGACGTGTATAGAAGTCAAGCGGGATGTAGACATCCACTATCGGCCCATAGCGGCCAAACTCACGCCGTATATCCTCAGGCCTGAACACCGTAAATACAAGTATGACTCAACTGACCATCACGGGCAACTCTACCTACATCATCAACCAGGAGCAACAGCTGGGAGGGCAGCCGATGAGGTCGATAAAAgaaaagggacagttcaccacaAAACAGTCAGACTTATTTGACTAGAGATCTGAACCACCTGCTACAGTCTCTGGTTTATTTGATGAAGTGTGGTAGTTGTTGAACATGTTTTACTATTCCATAGGTCGTAAATCTGTCAGGTTTTGGGGTGAACTGACTCTTTAAGATACGCACACTATTGTTTGGTCAACATGCAATTCAATTTAAAACTCAATAACTAGACATAAGCACTGCGGGTCAATGTGTTACCACGATGAAGAGAACATGAGGATTAAGATTAGCACCCACATCATTTTGCAAACATTCTCACACACTGTTAAACCTACGTGTCTTATCTTCCTTTAATTTGCACAAAAAAAACTTtcccttttttacattttctcgtTAAAGTCAATTATATTTTTACAAGCACATTGCACTCACTACACATTACTATAAATAATctaatgttggtgttattgtTAAACATCTTTTGTGAGAACAAGTGACGTTAAGCAGGGAGTTTTAAACTCTTTGATGTGTATCTATGTTTATTTGGCACTTTAATTATAACTGGTTAGTGCAGCGCATTTACGTGTAGCTGTGACGTCATAATGCGACACTTAGCTGCCGTCATAACGAACTATATAGAGCCAAATAATTAATCAGCTAATATTTAAGTTAAGACGGTTAACTGTGACCGGACGTCAGCTAGTCTTGGTAAAAAGAGAAGTCCAAAcatcttaaataattaataaaataatccaCTGACATATTGAATTAGCAGGATAACGCCGCTACGTCAGCGATCATGAAAACGTGCGCAATGCAAACAAAGAAACGTCGCCAACGCATTACACGTTAATTAAGACACAGttgtattacagacatgagtgtgtgtgtgactgtaggAGCTGCAGCCGACACATATTTCAAACTTAGAGCGCCTCTGCACGCTGCTGTAACGGAACTAGATGTAGCGGCTAAGCTAGttcagctaacgttagctcgcgCTAATGTGCGACGGCTCGCGCTCGTGAAGGGTCAGTGGTGCTCACCGGGCCGGAGAGCGGACTCACCTGGACTCATCGGAGATGTTTCTGACGAACAAAGACGTGTTTGGGGGCCTCATGTATTTGGCCATAAAGTTACACTCACTCAGTAGAAGAAAAGCCTTTTGGTAAAGGAGAATCTACAGTGAAGATATGTTGCGCATGCGCACTTGGAAATCATTCTGCTTCTTCCTCTCCAACATAAATCGGGTAATAAACACTCACAGCACCCCCTGCCGTTTGAGCCTAACGCCTgcagcttatatatatatatataaaatatatattatattataataatatatatatatatatatacatatacatatattatatataatatataaatatatatatatgttacatagaattgataaaatatatatagtatatatatataaatatactatatatagtatatatatatatatagtctaatGTTACTGTTATACATGTTTGATGTTGTGCTCATTGTATCTACTGTTGGGTCATTTAATCTACAACAATGCATGCATCTTAAAAGATCCCCATATGTATGCATCTCGTAATTTTTTTTGCAGGTTGGTGACCATGCAATATTTCAGCTGATCCAAGATTGTTTAACACAAGTTTATTTTGCCTCAAAAGGAGGAGAATTCTCTCAATAATTAATCCCCCGGAGACGCATGTTTtattggagaggaaagggaggaaacaAACATGACCTGTCTCACACTGAGAAAGTACAAGCACTTAACCTGAGTTAATGTAGGTTGCTCAGTTACtcatcaataaaaacaaacttgttgctttattattattattattattttttttaaaggtttacgTTTATTTTCCAGGATGTCGTTTGCACACGGCCCCTCTGCCCGAGACAGAGAAGTTCTCGAGGCCGCGTCAGACGCGCTTGCTCCGGCTGGTGAACGTGAGCGGGCCGGCAGTGATGGTCTGGAACAgtggacacaaacacatcatGACAATTGTAAAAAATAACTCACGAATTATTTCTAGCACTGAATTTCTCTAAATCGcagcagtaaaaaaagaagacaaaataaTCCAATCTGACCTCAACCATGTCGTCCCCTTGCATCTCACGGACCGAGGTGAACTTTTCAGTCTCCGCGATCAGCTTCCCGTCCTCCTCTCTGACGATGCACTGACCGAAACACATTTCACGGGACACAAGTTTACCCCCTTTAGCCAAGAAATAAAGTATCGTGCCTGTGCATCAAATGTCAACATAAAAAAGTGGAGTTTAAAACTGTTTTCTAGCATGCACAAATCATAAAGAAATTGTAGGAAGTGAGATGTTCAtgtctttttgtatttattttgtactttttcacaGGACTGGAGCTTGATGCGGACATGGGTCCCTTGTCGGGGTCAAACTGTGGCCCCTAAAGGCTGCAACTCTACCTTAAACTTCCGGCCGTCCGCAGCGGTCATCTCGGACTCCTTGCCCAGTCTGAACGAGTGCACCTTGGTGCAGATGGGGGTCTTCATGGTGTAGGTGAAGTCTTGGCCCTTCTTGCTCGATCACCAGCACCGGTTTGACTTCCTTTCGCATCTTGATGACCATTTCAGGAGCACCTTGAAAGAAtgcataattatatttaaagaaggacgaaaaaaaagtaaagatgCACAATGCAAATACAtccttttaaatatatgaaCATGTTCTTACCTACTACTTTCAAGAACCCCTCGAGGTTCTCCTCAGAATAAACTTTCCAGGTGCCGCTGAAGTCCATGTCTGCTGCTCGTCGCTTGCCCGGGGGTGTGCGTCCTCCCGGTTGCCCCCGGCCCCATCACACCCAGCCGCCGGTTGGCATGCCGGGGACCTCGAACTCCCTGTTATTTGGACTGTCTTTTCCAGTGAGAGCCAGGATCTGAAGCGATGATGCAATGACACCAGATAACCAGGAGGGAtggatttctctttttttattatgataaaaaaaagaatatcacAGGACTTAAGCAATGACACATTCTTTATTTGACACAGGAATTAAAgctcttcttcatttttttggtCCTTCTTCTTCAAAATAGAAAAATACTTCAACTGGATAAGACACAGAAAGCAAATATACGTTTTAAGGCAAACACGTGCAGGCAGCAGGAAGCTCAGGTGTGCTCGGCGGGCAGTGCCCGGGAACCCGGATGTGTGGTCACACCACAAAACATCCACCATTACTGCGGGAATGTTACAGAGGACCACCCAACAGTCACGTGACACACCGTCCGGCCGGTAGCACCGGGCCGGGTCCCTGAGAAAACACCGGTCCGTCACGCAGCCGTGTGACGTTCACGGACCTCGGTATTTGAACATTCTTGGAACCCCAGATTTGTGCTTTCTGGTTCACAGCCGGATCAATATTAATATCAAGCTTTAATTTTCATAATGAGAAACACATATCTATATAATTGTTTATATTGGGGCATCATCAGACTTATCTTTGGTAGTTCTGGGAGCGACGTCTTGTTACTaaatagtataaatatatagtattatCACATTATATCTTTAGTACTGCACTTTGAGGCTGTAAGCTCCGCCCATCCGGTGCTTCAAGTGCGTTAAAAACAAgtgctttgtgtttgttgttgttccatTTGATGGAAGTCTGCTTGTTAAGACATTAAATATACTGAAATGGTAAAAATGCCTCATAGTGCATGCTttggtaataaataaaataaataaatatacacttttattaatccccaaggggaaattagttctctgcatttaacccatccttagttattaaggagcagtaggctgcggtgaagcaactcggggttcagtgccttgctcaaggacacttcgacttgcagctaattgggagagcggggatcgaacccacgacctcgcggttgaaggacggccctcttaccccactgagctaaagccaccccaTACATGATATAAAACCCTCAAAAACATAACAACACGATTTGCACATCACACAAACAGGACATGCTCCTTCACAATATCAAGCTTTGCTCCGGCTCATTGGAACTGTAAATGCTTCATCAcaagatctcctcctcctcctcctcctccccctcctccttgttgttgtttggacCGGGGTCACTAAGGCAGCGGGACAGCTTCtgttgctcctgctcctcctgctcctcctgctcctgctgctcctgctgctcctgctgctcctgctgctcctgctcctgctgctcctgctgctcctggtcctgctgctcctggtcCGGCCCTCTGGCTCCGGGCCTCGGGGAGGATTCGCTCAGCAGGCCGACGGTATCGGGGGGGCCGGGACGCGGCTGTGCCGTGCGGCCCCGGGGGCTCTCGGCGTCATCGTACGTGTAAACCCGGTGctctggaggacacacacacacacgcacatacacacacacacacacagttagcgcCCACATC
Proteins encoded in this window:
- the LOC130210011 gene encoding serine/arginine-rich splicing factor 10-like translates to MAKYMRPPNTSLFVRNISDESRPEDIRREFGRYGPIVDVYIPLDFYTRRSRGFAYIQFEDVRDAEDALHSLDRKWVCGRQIEIQFAQGDRKTPNQMKTKERSSPGRSSRHDDHDRDGRRRRSRSRSYDRHRSRSPSHDRHRRRSESPRESRGRVYGGGRSRSREDERYRQRPRRESRGRSRSRSKSVSLREAANPASTSHYVEEEVCRTHTPSRSASKSRSRSRSRSWAGRKSGGR
- the LOC130195719 gene encoding LOW QUALITY PROTEIN: fatty acid-binding protein, liver-like (The sequence of the model RefSeq protein was modified relative to this genomic sequence to represent the inferred CDS: deleted 1 base in 1 codon), with protein sequence MDFSGTWKVYSEENLEGFLKVVGAPEMVIKMRKEVKPVLVIEQKGQDFTYTMKTPICTKVHSFRLGKESEMTAADGRKFKCIVREEDGKLIAETEKFTSVREMQGDDMVETITAGPLTFTSRSKRV